One genomic window of Nicotiana sylvestris chromosome 10, ASM39365v2, whole genome shotgun sequence includes the following:
- the LOC104248931 gene encoding uncharacterized protein isoform X3 gives MGSEGPKSVTIHVTGFKKFHGVAQNPTETTVNSLKDFVKKRGLPAGVTLGSCTVLETAGEGGLPTLLKVIESESSSENSSNNGQVIWLHLGVNSGSTKFAIESLAVNEATFRCADELGWQPQRLPIVPEDGGINQARKTSCSAEGILEFLKKKGFEVTMSDDAGRFVCNYVYYHSLRFAEKKGHKSIFVHVPTFNRVNQETQMEFVVALLEAIASTC, from the exons ATGGGATCAGAGGGGCCAAAATCTGTGACAATTCATGTGACGGGGTTCAAGAAATTTCACGGTGTTGCTCAGAATCCTACAGAGACAACAGTTAATAGCTTGAAAGATTTTGTTAAAAAGAGAGGATTACCTGCTGGTGTGACCTTGGGTAGCTGTACTGTTCTTGAAACTGCTGGAGAGGGTGGACTTCCGACATTGTTGAAGGTCATAGAGTCAGAGTCCTCTTCAGAAAACAGTTCAAATAATGGACAAGTCATATGG CTTCACCTTGGAGTAAACAGTGGATCAACGAAGTTTGCAATTGAGAGTCTGGCAGTGAATGAAGCCACATTTCGTTGTGCAGATGAGCTTGGTTGGCAACCTCAG CGATTGCCTATTGTTCCAGAGGATGGAGGAATAAATCAAGCAAGAAAG ACATCTTGCTCTGCCGAGGGAATCCTGGAATTCTTAAAGAAGAAAGGCTTTGAAGTAACAATGTCTGACGATGCAGGCCGTTTTGTGTGCAATTATGTATATTACCATTCTCTCCGGTTTGCAGAGAAAAAAGGTCACAAGTCTATCTTTGTCCATGTTCCTACCTTTAACAGAGTGAACCAGGAAACACAAATGGAATTTGTAGTTGCTCTTCTGGAGGCTATTGCATCAACTTGTTGA
- the LOC104248931 gene encoding uncharacterized protein isoform X1, with protein sequence MGLGCLVRSEDELVSVCKMWSGTALVNQGGLMNNKVINCGSYQVLGIVFVLNEEMGSEGPKSVTIHVTGFKKFHGVAQNPTETTVNSLKDFVKKRGLPAGVTLGSCTVLETAGEGGLPTLLKVIESESSSENSSNNGQVIWLHLGVNSGSTKFAIESLAVNEATFRCADELGWQPQRLPIVPEDGGINQARKTSCSAEGILEFLKKKGFEVTMSDDAGRFVCNYVYYHSLRFAEKKGHKSIFVHVPTFNRVNQETQMEFVVALLEAIASTC encoded by the exons ATGGGGTTAGGCTGTTTGGTCAGATCAGAAGATGAGTTAGTCTCGGTATGCAAAATGTGGTCGGGGACTGCCCTGGTAAATCAAGGGGGATTAATGAATAACAag GTAATTAATTGTGGAAGCTATCAAGTATTAGGAATCGTGTTCGTGTTGAACGAGGAAATGGGATCAGAGGGGCCAAAATCTGTGACAATTCATGTGACGGGGTTCAAGAAATTTCACGGTGTTGCTCAGAATCCTACAGAGACAACAGTTAATAGCTTGAAAGATTTTGTTAAAAAGAGAGGATTACCTGCTGGTGTGACCTTGGGTAGCTGTACTGTTCTTGAAACTGCTGGAGAGGGTGGACTTCCGACATTGTTGAAGGTCATAGAGTCAGAGTCCTCTTCAGAAAACAGTTCAAATAATGGACAAGTCATATGG CTTCACCTTGGAGTAAACAGTGGATCAACGAAGTTTGCAATTGAGAGTCTGGCAGTGAATGAAGCCACATTTCGTTGTGCAGATGAGCTTGGTTGGCAACCTCAG CGATTGCCTATTGTTCCAGAGGATGGAGGAATAAATCAAGCAAGAAAG ACATCTTGCTCTGCCGAGGGAATCCTGGAATTCTTAAAGAAGAAAGGCTTTGAAGTAACAATGTCTGACGATGCAGGCCGTTTTGTGTGCAATTATGTATATTACCATTCTCTCCGGTTTGCAGAGAAAAAAGGTCACAAGTCTATCTTTGTCCATGTTCCTACCTTTAACAGAGTGAACCAGGAAACACAAATGGAATTTGTAGTTGCTCTTCTGGAGGCTATTGCATCAACTTGTTGA
- the LOC104248931 gene encoding uncharacterized protein isoform X2: protein MFPIWALDFSRQLFIWVINCGSYQVLGIVFVLNEEMGSEGPKSVTIHVTGFKKFHGVAQNPTETTVNSLKDFVKKRGLPAGVTLGSCTVLETAGEGGLPTLLKVIESESSSENSSNNGQVIWLHLGVNSGSTKFAIESLAVNEATFRCADELGWQPQRLPIVPEDGGINQARKTSCSAEGILEFLKKKGFEVTMSDDAGRFVCNYVYYHSLRFAEKKGHKSIFVHVPTFNRVNQETQMEFVVALLEAIASTC, encoded by the exons ATGTTTCCAATATGGGCTCTTGATTTTTCTAGACAACTGTTTATTTGG GTAATTAATTGTGGAAGCTATCAAGTATTAGGAATCGTGTTCGTGTTGAACGAGGAAATGGGATCAGAGGGGCCAAAATCTGTGACAATTCATGTGACGGGGTTCAAGAAATTTCACGGTGTTGCTCAGAATCCTACAGAGACAACAGTTAATAGCTTGAAAGATTTTGTTAAAAAGAGAGGATTACCTGCTGGTGTGACCTTGGGTAGCTGTACTGTTCTTGAAACTGCTGGAGAGGGTGGACTTCCGACATTGTTGAAGGTCATAGAGTCAGAGTCCTCTTCAGAAAACAGTTCAAATAATGGACAAGTCATATGG CTTCACCTTGGAGTAAACAGTGGATCAACGAAGTTTGCAATTGAGAGTCTGGCAGTGAATGAAGCCACATTTCGTTGTGCAGATGAGCTTGGTTGGCAACCTCAG CGATTGCCTATTGTTCCAGAGGATGGAGGAATAAATCAAGCAAGAAAG ACATCTTGCTCTGCCGAGGGAATCCTGGAATTCTTAAAGAAGAAAGGCTTTGAAGTAACAATGTCTGACGATGCAGGCCGTTTTGTGTGCAATTATGTATATTACCATTCTCTCCGGTTTGCAGAGAAAAAAGGTCACAAGTCTATCTTTGTCCATGTTCCTACCTTTAACAGAGTGAACCAGGAAACACAAATGGAATTTGTAGTTGCTCTTCTGGAGGCTATTGCATCAACTTGTTGA